The sequence TATTTCTTCCAAACGGCTCAAGTCCGTGGAAGGCAAACAGACCATCTCAGGCCCCTTTAACCTATATTTTAACGGCATTCCCACCCCTGTAGGATTGCCTTTTGGGTTTATCCCCGACCAGAAGGAAGAGCAGGTTTCCGGCATCATCATTCCTTCCTATGGTGAAGAACGACGCCGGGGTTTTTACCTTAGGGATTTCGGATATTATTTTGCCTTTAACGACTACATCCATTCAAAACTTACCGGTGAAATCTACTCAAAAGGTGGATACGGAGCCAAATTAGCCACGGCTTACAAAAAGCGATACCGGTTTAGCGGTGGATTCAATGTGGACTACCAACAATTCAGAAGTCCAGAAACGGACGAAAATCCGTTGGATTATACCACCATGTGGATCAACTGGAGCCACAGTCCCGAATCACGCGGCAATTCCCGTTTTTCCGCGTCGGTGAATGCAGGTACGACCAACTACAACAACCTGGTGGTCAACCCAAACAACTATATTAGAAACACCAATTCGGAGTTCACCTCTAACGTTTCTTACAGCAAGACCTTCACGGGAACCCCCTTCAGCATGTCTGCCAACCTACGGCATTCCCAAAACGTGCAGACCAACGAAGTAAGGTTGATCCTTCCCGATGTCTCCGTCAACATGAACCGGCAGACACCTTTCAGAAACTCAAACTTTGAGCCGTTGAAAACCTTAAACTTCGCCTGGAACTTCAATGCCCAAAACTCTATCGACAATGCCGAAAAACCAATCTTGGGCGTAGAGGAAAGCTTTTTGCAGAACGATGCCTTTGAAGATGATGTGACCGCACCGGATGTGATCCCTTTTACTTGGGCAAACCTCCCTACGCTACTCAAGCAAGCAGAAAATGGGTTCCGCCACACCCTACCGGTATCGTCCAATTTCACTCTGTTCAAGTATTTCACCGGAACAGCCAGTTTCCAGTACACAGAGCTTTGGTATTTTGATCGGATCAATTACTATTATAACGCCCCGGAAGAGCGTGTAGACCAGATCCTTGAAAATGGCTTCAGCAGGGTCGGCTACTATAATACCTCTTTTAACATGGCGACCAACGTCTACGGTTTCTACCGGTTCAAACCGGATTCCAAACTGGAAGCTATCCGTCACCATATCCAGCCGACTATCGGAATGTCCTTTAGCCCTGATTTCTCGGATCCCAAGTATGGCTACTACCAGCAGGTACAGGTGGACAATGAAGGGAATACCCAGCTCTATAGCCGCTTCCAAGGATACCTTTATGGCGGAGCCCCCAGAGGGGAATCCCGTTCGCTGAACGTATCGATCCGAAACACGCTGGAAGGCAAGAAAAGGGTGGAAAATGACAGCACGGAGGCTACTACGGAAAAATTCCCGTTGCTCCAATCATTCAACATTTCTACCAGCTATAATTTCGTCGCAGACTCCTTTAAGTTGGCTCCCATCAACATGAGCACGCGGACCACCTTCTTCGACAATAAAATCTCGGTGGCCTTATCGGCGACGCTCAACCCCTACGCTACAGCCAGCTATACCGACGGTGACCAAACCTACTATAGAAGAGTCAACGAATACGCTTGGCAGAACGGGCAAGGGATCGGCTCTATCAGCCGGGCAAACCTGAACCTGAACGGCAGCTTCAATCCCACAGGATCCGCGGACAAAACCCCTGCCGATACCCGAGAGGAGCTCACCAACGAATACCTCCAGGATGGTGGCCAAATGAATGAATTTGTCGAAAACGAAATCGAGCGGATATCCAATGATCCCAGTCAATACATCGATTGGAGCATTCCCTGGAACATCAACTATGGCTACAACCTGAGCTACAGCAAAAATGACCGGACCGGAAACACTAATATCACCCAAGCCTTAAACGTCTCTGGGGATGTCAGCCTGTCGGACAAGTGGAAAGTAAATTTCAACACAGGCTACGACTTTTCTACCGCCAAAATCACCCAAACCATGATCGGCATCGCCCGTGACCTCCACTGCTGGCAGATGAATGTCAGCTGGATTCCTTTTGGGGCCTTTACCAGTTATAACATCGACATCCGGGTGAAAGCCAGTATCCTTCAGGACTTGAAGGTATCGAGGAGGAGGTCCTTCTTTGATTATTAGGAGCGTGTTGTAGGATTGGACAGTTGGGAAAAGGTTACAAGGTCACAACACATGACAATGTCAGGTTTCAATGCGCAACACTTACCCCTCTTTACTAAATCTTCGACCGGCTCAGCGGCATGGTCATACACCTCGGGCCGCCCAATCCTCTGGAAAGCTCCGAGGAAGGAATGTCCAGCACCTCCACTCCCATATCCCGCAGGGCACGGTTGGTGTGTTTGTTTCGCCGGTAGGAAATGACCTTTCTCGGCCCGATAGCAAATACATTGGCCCCGTCAAACCATTGTTCTCTCAGGGCATAATCCTTATTGCCGTTACCGCCAAGATGAATGATCTCCAGGTAAGGGATCTCTTTCTCCAAGACCGTCAGCAAGGATTCTTTCAGTACCGTCCTTTTGATGTGAACTTGATCTCCATCGTTACTCTTTAAGGTATATAGGGATGTCTGCAGGACGGCCTCCATGGCATCGGGATAGGTGAGCACCAGGTTTTCATCTAAGACGGTAAACACCGTATCCAAGTGCATAAAATTACGTTGCTGTGGCAAGTGCACTTCGTAAACCCTTTCCACGGTTCCTTCCGCCAAAAGTGACTTGGCCACATGGTAAATGGCCTTTTCATCCGTACGTTCAGAATTGCCGATGGCCACGGCCTTATCCGAAATTACGATGATGTCTCCTCCTTCGATACAAGCAGGATCTTTGTGCCCATCGATGGGATAGATTTGGTTCACCTGGTCCTTAAAGAGCGGGTGGTTTTCGAAAATAGACCTGATCACGTTTGCTTCTCGCTGCCTACCTTCCATTTTCATACTTGAAAAAACCACTCCACCAGGTGTCAAGGCTATCGGGTCACGCTGAAAATACAGGTTGGGACACGGAGGAATCACAAAAGCAAAGTCCATCAAATCCACCATGGGCAGTTTACTGATTTTCTTTTTCAGCTCGTGCACTTTGATCCCTGCGATCAACGCAGTGGCACATTCCGAGGTAGAAAGTCGTCCAAGAATACTTTCGGTAAAATGGGATAATCGGCTAAACGATAGCGCCTCTTCCATCATTCTAAACAGAATACCATCGTCCGACATGGTTTCCATGAGCAGTTCGTGGAGACTGTAGACCGTAGCACCCGTGGTTTGTTTGATGATATTGGTAAAGTAATCATGTTCCTGCTGCATGGCTTCCAGGTAAGGAACGTCTTCAAAAAGCAGCAACTCTTTGTTATAGGGTGTCAACCGGTCAATTTCTTTTCCCGGTCTATGCATCAATACGGCTTTTAGCGTTCCAAACTCAGAATGTATTCTCAGATCCATAAATTACTATATCCTCTAAAATTTTAATAAGATCAACAATTTAAGGATAACTTTACCAACATTGAAAAAAATAAAACAATTAATTATAGGTAAAACAAAAAGGACAGCATTTAATTCCGCTGTCCTTTTAGGTTGTTTCATGAAATTAGCTGAGCAGGATAAATCCCACTTGCCAAAACCGGGCCTCTACGCCCCAAGCTTTACCAGATCCTCACCCTATCATCTGGTGCTTTGTACATTTGATCTCCTTCTTTCACCGCAAAGGCATCATAGAAAGCATCAATGTTTACCAAAGGACCATTGCCACGATATTGGGCCGGAGAGTGCGGGTCGGTTTGGATCTGCGTCCTTAGTGCCTCTTCCCTGCTCTTCATCCTCCAAATGGTGGCCCAAGAAATGAAATACCGCTGCTCTGGTGTGAAGCCGTCGATATCTTCAGGTCTTCCATGTTCTTCAAAGTGACGCTGAAGGCCATCATAAGCGACCAATAAACCTCCTAAATCACCAATATTCTCTCCCAAGGTAAGCGCTCCCTTCACATGCACTCCTTCAATGGGCTCGTACTCATCAAACTGGGCGACCAACTGACCTGTGCGCTGCTCAAAGTTTTCTCTGTCCTCATCTTTCCACCAGTTTTTAAGGTTCCCCGCCGCATCATACTGGCTTCCTTGGTCATCAAAACCATGCGAAATCTCATGACCGATCACCGCACCGATACCACCATAGTTGACCGCTGCATCAGCCTTATAATTATAAAATGGTGGCTGGAGAATCCCTGCAGGAAACACGATTTCATTCCAGGTAGGATTATAATAGGCATTGACGGTTTGAGGAGTCATAAACCACTCGTCTTTGTCAATGGGCTTGCCCAGTTTCTCAATGTTTCGCTTGAAATTAAAACGGGAAGACGCCATGACGTTCTCAAAATAAGAAGCCGTCTCAGGATCACCGTTGACCTCCAAAGCACTGTAATCTTTCCACTTGTCCGGGAAGCCGATTTTCACATTAAAGGTCCCTAGTTTTTCCAAGGCCTTTACTTTGGTATCTTCAGACATCCAAGGAAGTTCCTTGATGCGATCTCCCATGGCCACCAAGATATTGTCCACCATTTCTTTGGCCTTGTCCTTGGCCTCTTGCGGAAAGTATTTTTCCGTATAAAGCTTTCCTATAGCCTCTCCTGCTGCCCGCTCGGTAGTGCCCAGGACACGTTTCCACCTTGGGCGCATCTGGTCTGTCCCCTGAAGCTCCTTGCCATAAAAATCGAAATTGTTCTGCACAAATGCATGACTCAAATACGGAGATGCCGCATCAATCACATGCCATTTCAAGTAGTCCTGCCAAGTGGCTACCGGCACCTCGTTCAGTACCGCCTCTACTTCTTTCATGAACTTGGGCGTGGATACGATCACTTCCTCAACATCGGCTCCGATAGCTGCCAAATAACCTTCCCAATCCAATGATGGCAGCAACGTTTTCATATCGGCTACCGCATACTTATTGTACCTGCCTTCAGGGTCACGCAGCTCGATCCTGGTCTTACTGGCATGTGCCAATCGCGTCTCCAAAGCCATGACCGCTTTGGCGGCAGCAGCGGCCTGAGCTTGCTCATAGCCTATCAGACCAAAGGTCTTTTCCAAATGGGCCAGGTATTTCGTCCTGATTTCAGCAAACTTTTCGTTGTCCTCGGTATAGTAATCCCGGTCGGGAAGGCCTAAGCCGCCCTGTGAAATATAGAGGGCCATGGCCTCGGAATCTTTCAGGTCGGTATTGACGCCAAGACCAAAAAATGCCCCGCCACCGTGTGTCTGCTGATAGGCCAAATAGTCCTGCAAGGATGCTTTATCGGTAATTTTCTCAATCTTCTCAAAAATCGGCTTCACCGGATCCATTCCTCGCTTTTCGGCCAAAAGCGAATCCATACCGATTTGGTAAAAGGACACTGCTTTGCCTTGATCGGTAGTGGCAGAAAACTGCTCATCGTCCTTTGCTTCTTCCAAAACGGTCAGGACGGCTTCATTATTAAATTCCCGAAGCTCGTTAAAACTGCCCCAACGGCCTTGATCTGCGGGAATCTCGGTATTCGCAATCCATTCGCCATTGACAAAACCAAAAAAATCATCCTGGGGACGAATGGTGCTGTCCATATTGTCCAGGTTAATGGCCTGAACCTTTTCCTCTTCATGGGCTTCCTTGGGAGAACAGGCAAATAACATGGTACCTGCCAGTCCCAAACCCATTGCTGCTTGTAGACTTTTTTTCATCTGTTATATATTGAAAGGTTTATATTTTCAAGAGGTGAAGTTAATAAAAAAACCGAATCGGAAAGATTCGGTTTTTTTATTTTTATGCTGTGCATGGCTTAGGCCAGCCAATTGGCCACATCCTCTTTGCTCGGATTTTTGACCTCCAGCTTCAGTTTTTTACGCTTTCCGCACACATCGTTAAACAGCTTGTTGACATCCTGCTCTTTCAGCTGCTCAATGGTGTGGATATTCAATT comes from Echinicola vietnamensis DSM 17526 and encodes:
- a CDS encoding putative LPS assembly protein LptD — protein: MQNIKVAYLSFILLFISFQGSFGQTKLQRRPAENEIVAPDLSPLQDTIAPTLPDSLVLNDSIPQNDTTKVVPKGDIETTIKYAAQDSILSDFRKKKVYLYNKAWFEYGNIRLDADYIEINWEKNELFASGVTDSTGTVQGSPIFKEGSSTYEIRKEMRYNFKTRKAIISDVVTEQQEGLLRGEIVKKDDNGDVYLYHGYYTTCNLAEPHWHISSKRLKSVEGKQTISGPFNLYFNGIPTPVGLPFGFIPDQKEEQVSGIIIPSYGEERRRGFYLRDFGYYFAFNDYIHSKLTGEIYSKGGYGAKLATAYKKRYRFSGGFNVDYQQFRSPETDENPLDYTTMWINWSHSPESRGNSRFSASVNAGTTNYNNLVVNPNNYIRNTNSEFTSNVSYSKTFTGTPFSMSANLRHSQNVQTNEVRLILPDVSVNMNRQTPFRNSNFEPLKTLNFAWNFNAQNSIDNAEKPILGVEESFLQNDAFEDDVTAPDVIPFTWANLPTLLKQAENGFRHTLPVSSNFTLFKYFTGTASFQYTELWYFDRINYYYNAPEERVDQILENGFSRVGYYNTSFNMATNVYGFYRFKPDSKLEAIRHHIQPTIGMSFSPDFSDPKYGYYQQVQVDNEGNTQLYSRFQGYLYGGAPRGESRSLNVSIRNTLEGKKRVENDSTEATTEKFPLLQSFNISTSYNFVADSFKLAPINMSTRTTFFDNKISVALSATLNPYATASYTDGDQTYYRRVNEYAWQNGQGIGSISRANLNLNGSFNPTGSADKTPADTREELTNEYLQDGGQMNEFVENEIERISNDPSQYIDWSIPWNINYGYNLSYSKNDRTGNTNITQALNVSGDVSLSDKWKVNFNTGYDFSTAKITQTMIGIARDLHCWQMNVSWIPFGAFTSYNIDIRVKASILQDLKVSRRRSFFDY
- a CDS encoding arginine deiminase family protein → MDLRIHSEFGTLKAVLMHRPGKEIDRLTPYNKELLLFEDVPYLEAMQQEHDYFTNIIKQTTGATVYSLHELLMETMSDDGILFRMMEEALSFSRLSHFTESILGRLSTSECATALIAGIKVHELKKKISKLPMVDLMDFAFVIPPCPNLYFQRDPIALTPGGVVFSSMKMEGRQREANVIRSIFENHPLFKDQVNQIYPIDGHKDPACIEGGDIIVISDKAVAIGNSERTDEKAIYHVAKSLLAEGTVERVYEVHLPQQRNFMHLDTVFTVLDENLVLTYPDAMEAVLQTSLYTLKSNDGDQVHIKRTVLKESLLTVLEKEIPYLEIIHLGGNGNKDYALREQWFDGANVFAIGPRKVISYRRNKHTNRALRDMGVEVLDIPSSELSRGLGGPRCMTMPLSRSKI
- a CDS encoding M13 family metallopeptidase, whose amino-acid sequence is MKKSLQAAMGLGLAGTMLFACSPKEAHEEEKVQAINLDNMDSTIRPQDDFFGFVNGEWIANTEIPADQGRWGSFNELREFNNEAVLTVLEEAKDDEQFSATTDQGKAVSFYQIGMDSLLAEKRGMDPVKPIFEKIEKITDKASLQDYLAYQQTHGGGAFFGLGVNTDLKDSEAMALYISQGGLGLPDRDYYTEDNEKFAEIRTKYLAHLEKTFGLIGYEQAQAAAAAKAVMALETRLAHASKTRIELRDPEGRYNKYAVADMKTLLPSLDWEGYLAAIGADVEEVIVSTPKFMKEVEAVLNEVPVATWQDYLKWHVIDAASPYLSHAFVQNNFDFYGKELQGTDQMRPRWKRVLGTTERAAGEAIGKLYTEKYFPQEAKDKAKEMVDNILVAMGDRIKELPWMSEDTKVKALEKLGTFNVKIGFPDKWKDYSALEVNGDPETASYFENVMASSRFNFKRNIEKLGKPIDKDEWFMTPQTVNAYYNPTWNEIVFPAGILQPPFYNYKADAAVNYGGIGAVIGHEISHGFDDQGSQYDAAGNLKNWWKDEDRENFEQRTGQLVAQFDEYEPIEGVHVKGALTLGENIGDLGGLLVAYDGLQRHFEEHGRPEDIDGFTPEQRYFISWATIWRMKSREEALRTQIQTDPHSPAQYRGNGPLVNIDAFYDAFAVKEGDQMYKAPDDRVRIW